In Gammaproteobacteria bacterium, one DNA window encodes the following:
- a CDS encoding cupin domain-containing protein → MKSHNIFAGIPEKLNQEIFELLAENDRVTIERIISKGQKSPESGWYDQEKNEWVLVLKGKAVLSFEDQASVHLNEGDFMNIPAHKKHKVAWTDPDNETIWLAVHY, encoded by the coding sequence ATGAAATCACACAATATTTTCGCCGGAATTCCCGAAAAATTGAATCAGGAAATCTTTGAGTTACTGGCTGAGAACGACCGGGTGACGATAGAAAGAATTATCTCGAAAGGGCAAAAATCGCCGGAATCCGGCTGGTATGATCAGGAAAAAAACGAATGGGTTTTGGTATTAAAAGGCAAAGCCGTGCTGTCTTTTGAAGATCAAGCATCGGTACATCTTAATGAGGGAGATTTTATGAATATCCCCGCTCATAAAAAACACAAGGTGGCATGGACAGATCCGGATAATGAAACGATCTGGCTCGCTGTTCATTATTGA
- the rpmE gene encoding 50S ribosomal protein L31: MKADIHPDYQEITVTCSCGNVFKTRSTMNKPLNIEVCSQCHPFYTGKQKIVDTAGRVEKFRQKYSKQMRK; the protein is encoded by the coding sequence ATGAAAGCAGACATTCATCCGGATTACCAGGAAATAACCGTGACTTGCAGTTGCGGTAATGTGTTTAAAACACGCTCTACCATGAACAAACCCTTGAATATTGAGGTATGTTCTCAATGTCATCCCTTTTACACAGGTAAGCAAAAGATCGTTGACACAGCTGGCCGGGTTGAGAAGTTCCGCCAGAAATACAGCAAGCAAATGCGCAAATAA
- the rho gene encoding transcription termination factor Rho: protein MRLSDLKNLHVTELVKMAVENEIDGANRMRKQDLIFALLKNQARKGENIYGHGTLEVLQDGFGFLRSPDTSYLAGPDDIYISPSQIRRFNLHTGDSIDGEIRPPKDGERYFALVKVDKVNNEPPENSKQKILFENLTPLFPDERLVLERDIKAEENITSRIIDLIAPIGKGQRGLLVASPKSGKTVMLQHIAHAIAANYPDVILMVLLIDERPEEVTEMIRSVRGEVISSTFDEAATRHVQVAEMVIEKAKRLVEHKKDVVILLDSITRLARAYNAVVPASGKVLTGGVDASALQRPKRFFGAARNIEEGGSLTIIATALIDTGSRMDDVIYEEFKGTGNMEIHLDRKMAEKRIYPAINVNRSGTRREELLISPDVLQKIWVLRKLLHPMDDMDAMAFLLDKIKATKNNSDFFDSMRRV from the coding sequence ATGCGCTTATCTGATTTAAAAAACCTGCACGTCACTGAATTAGTAAAAATGGCTGTCGAGAACGAAATCGATGGGGCCAACCGAATGCGAAAGCAGGATCTGATTTTTGCATTGCTTAAGAATCAGGCGCGAAAGGGTGAAAACATATATGGTCACGGAACGCTGGAAGTATTGCAGGATGGCTTCGGGTTTTTACGTTCCCCGGACACTTCCTACTTGGCTGGGCCGGATGATATTTATATTTCGCCCAGCCAGATCCGCCGTTTTAATCTGCACACCGGGGATTCGATTGATGGTGAGATTCGCCCGCCGAAGGATGGCGAGCGTTATTTCGCGCTGGTGAAAGTTGATAAAGTTAACAACGAACCGCCGGAAAACTCCAAACAGAAAATCCTGTTTGAGAATTTGACGCCGCTGTTTCCCGATGAACGGCTAGTACTCGAACGCGATATCAAAGCCGAAGAGAATATCACCAGCCGCATCATCGATTTGATCGCCCCGATCGGCAAAGGTCAGCGCGGTTTGCTGGTAGCCAGTCCAAAATCCGGTAAAACCGTCATGTTGCAACATATTGCTCATGCGATAGCGGCGAATTATCCAGATGTGATTTTGATGGTGCTACTGATCGATGAACGTCCGGAAGAGGTGACGGAAATGATCCGTTCGGTGAGAGGGGAAGTGATTTCTTCCACTTTCGACGAAGCCGCCACGCGGCATGTGCAAGTGGCCGAAATGGTGATTGAGAAAGCCAAACGTCTCGTTGAGCATAAGAAGGATGTCGTGATACTGCTGGATTCGATCACCAGGCTGGCGCGCGCTTATAATGCCGTCGTGCCTGCTTCGGGTAAGGTGCTGACTGGCGGCGTGGATGCCAGCGCATTGCAGCGGCCCAAACGTTTCTTCGGTGCGGCGCGTAATATTGAAGAAGGCGGATCATTGACTATTATTGCAACGGCGTTGATTGATACCGGATCACGCATGGATGATGTCATTTATGAAGAATTCAAAGGTACCGGCAATATGGAAATTCATCTTGACCGGAAAATGGCCGAGAAACGGATATATCCGGCAATCAATGTGAACCGATCCGGTACTCGCCGGGAAGAATTGTTAATTTCACCCGATGTCCTGCAAAAAATCTGGGTCTTGCGCAAGTTGTTGCATCCAATGGATGACATGGACGCGATGGCGTTTTTACTCGATAAAATTAAGGCAACCAAGAATAATTCCGACTTTTTTGATTCCATGCGACGGGTCTAG
- a CDS encoding EAL domain-containing protein → MIRKTGSSPKKLIAIKQKSRLNSSVLSNQPIDPEKAFVPVVGIGVSAAELESLRQFFTHMPADSGAAFVVVQSAAIQEKLSPQQLLDVTSMRMVRVENLMELKSDCIYIVAQSGKNVFISNGFLCLLDTALGGADSLLDFFFHSLAEEYRESAIGIILAGSGSDGAQGLQAIREKGGLGFAQDPMSGQLGGIPDCAVDANTRDTPTTPGILPGIISDYLKSKSQRFHLTGAMSEVVRLLSRRTGNDFSQYKRSTLYRRIDRRMQHNQISKIEDYARFLNENPEELDLLFKELLINVTHFFRDPVMWQYVKAEIIPPILAANPAGETVRIWVPACSTGEEAYGFAILFREALEQSGLQDRYLVKIFATDLDQDAITKARQGFYPVSISQYISLERLNRFFIRQKNGYRVCNEIRQMVVFAPQNLISDVPFSKLDILSCRNLLIYLDRELQKRLLPLFYYALNPGGVLLLGTAESIDQFPEMFAPLERSLAVYKRLDNALPQEKRNLIQDFSLQAMTKKNPMISLEEILQLSEIKRTMDLSENDAALAMMMTELQLMREEMQATHEEMQTSQEELRSSNEELQSTNEELLAANRDLQAANSALLASKAKLKLLYEELQTTHAELTTYLEAIGQLALVSVSDRSGRITEANDRFCEISGYGRSELIGQDHRILNSGMHSRDFFIDMWETITNGKIWHKEICNRRKNGSFYWVDSTIVPFKDNNGRVIRYISVRVDITARKQKEFILRERLKERTCLYAIRREMEQDFSISELCVRIFEHLIPAMQFPDHVACMISLYDQCYTSYNYNESLTQGIFARIKVNGTVCGQLQVFYTEEKPFILPDEQNLINYIADDFTLWLERKQLERHINFMANHDALTGLPNRILLQDRLSQALAHNQRHRDFSAVLFIDLDHFKVVNDTLGHGFGDLLLKEVAARLVSSIRSEDTASRQGGDEFIVILTQITDIAAVESIVKKILHGLALPYHINEQVLHIDSSIGIALYPKDGKDVDTLLKHSDLAMYHAKATGRSNYQFYSAEMNRLIQEKHELGNDLHKAIRNNELMLCYQPIIDAEMHHWIGLEVLLRWQHAEKGLISPSQFIKLAEETGLILPIGDWVIRTACEQLKEWQNQGLEVPRIAINLSVKQFQKKYFVQDVASILKQLEVSANCLALEITESMLAENIGEVNETLQRLSAMGFKISIDDFGTGYSNLSYLKHYTIDALKIDRSFVRDIAIDENDAAIVTAIIAMADSLNMHVVAEGVESREQIDFLKRRGCKQYQGFYFSKPLPAIEIADKLKQLDTTWVPVNAQK, encoded by the coding sequence ATGATTAGAAAAACCGGTTCAAGCCCAAAGAAGTTAATCGCAATAAAACAAAAATCGCGCTTAAACTCATCGGTTCTATCTAATCAGCCAATCGATCCAGAAAAAGCGTTTGTTCCGGTGGTGGGTATTGGTGTTTCAGCGGCAGAACTCGAGTCTCTGCGGCAATTCTTCACTCATATGCCGGCGGATAGCGGGGCGGCTTTTGTGGTCGTTCAATCAGCCGCGATTCAAGAAAAGCTATCACCTCAGCAACTGCTGGATGTTACCAGCATGCGCATGGTGCGGGTGGAGAATCTGATGGAATTAAAGTCCGATTGCATCTACATCGTCGCGCAATCCGGCAAGAATGTATTTATCTCCAACGGATTTTTATGTCTGCTTGATACTGCACTGGGGGGGGCGGATTCTCTGCTTGATTTTTTCTTTCACAGTTTGGCGGAAGAATATAGGGAATCGGCGATCGGTATTATTCTTGCCGGCTCAGGCAGCGACGGAGCCCAGGGTTTGCAGGCCATAAGGGAAAAAGGAGGATTGGGGTTTGCTCAGGATCCTATGTCCGGTCAATTGGGCGGCATACCGGATTGTGCGGTTGATGCAAACACGCGGGATACGCCAACAACACCCGGCATATTGCCGGGCATTATTAGCGATTATTTAAAATCCAAATCGCAGAGATTTCATCTCACAGGCGCCATGAGTGAAGTTGTGCGTCTCTTGTCGAGGCGCACGGGCAACGATTTCTCGCAGTATAAGCGAAGCACGCTGTATCGCCGCATTGACCGGCGGATGCAGCACAATCAAATCAGTAAGATTGAGGATTACGCTCGTTTCTTAAACGAGAATCCTGAAGAACTGGATTTGTTGTTCAAAGAGCTATTAATCAATGTGACGCATTTTTTTCGCGATCCGGTCATGTGGCAATACGTTAAAGCCGAGATCATTCCGCCGATTTTGGCGGCAAATCCTGCAGGAGAAACCGTGCGGATTTGGGTGCCTGCGTGTTCGACCGGCGAAGAGGCTTACGGATTTGCCATTCTGTTCCGGGAAGCACTGGAACAAAGCGGCTTGCAAGACCGGTACCTGGTAAAAATATTTGCTACGGATCTGGATCAAGATGCTATTACGAAAGCCCGCCAGGGTTTCTATCCTGTCAGTATCAGTCAATATATTTCTTTGGAACGCTTAAACCGGTTTTTCATCCGGCAGAAAAACGGTTACCGGGTTTGTAATGAAATACGCCAGATGGTGGTGTTCGCGCCGCAGAATCTTATCTCCGATGTGCCATTTTCCAAACTGGATATTTTGTCGTGCCGCAATTTGCTTATTTATCTGGATCGTGAGTTACAAAAAAGATTACTACCGCTTTTTTATTACGCACTGAATCCTGGTGGTGTCTTGCTGTTGGGTACCGCGGAATCGATCGATCAATTTCCGGAGATGTTTGCGCCTTTGGAGCGTAGTTTAGCGGTGTATAAACGGCTTGATAATGCGCTGCCGCAGGAGAAGCGCAATCTGATTCAGGATTTCTCTCTGCAAGCCATGACCAAGAAAAATCCAATGATCAGTCTGGAGGAGATTTTGCAGCTGTCGGAAATAAAGCGGACGATGGATTTATCGGAAAATGATGCGGCATTGGCAATGATGATGACCGAACTGCAACTCATGCGTGAAGAGATGCAGGCCACTCATGAAGAAATGCAGACTTCCCAGGAAGAACTCAGGTCAAGCAACGAGGAGCTGCAGTCGACCAATGAAGAATTGCTGGCGGCCAACAGGGATCTGCAAGCTGCCAATAGCGCGCTGCTGGCATCCAAAGCCAAGTTGAAATTACTTTACGAGGAATTGCAAACCACGCACGCGGAATTGACAACTTATCTCGAAGCCATCGGGCAACTGGCGTTGGTTTCCGTTAGTGACCGTTCCGGGCGGATTACTGAAGCCAATGACCGGTTTTGTGAAATCAGTGGTTACGGCCGTTCCGAGCTGATCGGACAAGATCATCGCATTCTCAATTCGGGCATGCACTCCAGGGATTTCTTTATCGATATGTGGGAAACCATCACCAACGGAAAGATTTGGCATAAGGAGATCTGCAACCGGAGAAAAAATGGCAGCTTTTACTGGGTGGATTCCACCATCGTTCCGTTCAAGGACAATAACGGCCGGGTGATCCGTTATATATCCGTGCGTGTGGATATTACCGCGCGCAAGCAAAAAGAATTTATTTTGCGTGAGAGACTGAAGGAGAGAACTTGCTTGTATGCGATCCGGCGTGAGATGGAGCAAGATTTTTCCATTAGTGAACTGTGCGTGCGAATTTTTGAACATCTTATTCCGGCTATGCAGTTTCCTGATCATGTCGCGTGCATGATCAGTCTTTATGATCAGTGTTATACCTCCTATAACTACAACGAAAGCCTGACCCAAGGGATTTTCGCAAGAATCAAAGTAAACGGGACGGTCTGCGGTCAATTGCAGGTTTTCTACACGGAAGAAAAGCCATTCATATTACCGGATGAACAAAACCTCATTAATTATATTGCGGATGATTTCACGCTTTGGCTGGAACGCAAGCAATTGGAGCGGCATATCAACTTCATGGCTAATCATGATGCGCTGACAGGCTTGCCGAACCGAATATTGCTGCAGGACCGGTTGTCGCAGGCGTTGGCGCATAATCAGCGCCATCGGGATTTTTCTGCGGTGCTGTTCATTGATCTGGATCATTTCAAAGTAGTGAATGACACGCTGGGTCATGGCTTTGGCGATCTTTTGCTGAAAGAAGTGGCTGCCAGGCTTGTGTCCAGCATACGCAGTGAAGATACGGCATCTCGTCAGGGTGGAGATGAGTTTATCGTGATATTGACGCAAATTACCGATATCGCCGCTGTCGAATCGATTGTGAAGAAAATATTGCATGGGTTGGCGCTGCCCTATCACATTAATGAGCAGGTGTTGCATATCGATAGTAGCATTGGCATTGCGTTGTATCCTAAAGACGGGAAGGATGTGGATACGCTGCTAAAGCACAGTGATTTGGCGATGTACCATGCAAAAGCAACGGGGCGCAGCAACTACCAGTTTTATTCCGCAGAGATGAATCGTTTGATTCAAGAAAAGCACGAATTGGGAAATGATCTGCATAAGGCAATAAGAAATAACGAATTGATGCTCTGCTATCAGCCGATTATTGATGCGGAGATGCATCATTGGATTGGCCTGGAGGTATTGCTACGCTGGCAGCATGCGGAAAAAGGATTGATTTCACCCAGTCAGTTTATTAAGTTGGCTGAGGAAACGGGCTTGATCCTGCCGATTGGAGATTGGGTCATCAGGACAGCCTGTGAGCAACTAAAAGAATGGCAGAATCAGGGACTTGAAGTACCAAGGATTGCTATCAATCTTTCCGTCAAACAGTTCCAGAAGAAATATTTTGTGCAGGATGTGGCGAGTATTCTGAAGCAACTTGAGGTTTCAGCAAATTGTCTGGCTTTGGAAATTACCGAGAGCATGCTGGCGGAAAACATCGGTGAAGTAAATGAAACATTACAGCGGTTGAGTGCCATGGGATTTAAGATATCAATCGATGATTTTGGCACCGGCTATTCGAATTTGAGTTATTTGAAACACTATACGATTGATGCATTAAAAATAGACCGTTCTTTTGTACGTGATATCGCAATCGATGAAAATGATGCGGCGATAGTAACGGCGATCATAGCGATGGCGGATAGTCTGAATATGCATGTAGTGGCCGAAGGTGTCGAATCAAGAGAACAAATTGATTTTCTCAAGCGACGCGGATGCAAGCAATATCAAGGATTTTATTTTAGTAAGCCGCTACCGGCGATAGAAATCGCAGATAAACTAAAACAATTGGATACAACTTGGGTGCCTGTTAATGCGCAGAAATGA
- the trxA gene encoding thioredoxin TrxA codes for MSQHIHYVTDANFDAEVLQSTTPVLVDYWAEWCGPCKMIAPILDEIASEYGERLKVAKLNIDENQLTPPKYGIRGIPTLMLFKNGNIEATKVGALSKSQLTAFIDSHI; via the coding sequence ATGAGTCAGCATATTCATTACGTTACCGATGCAAATTTTGATGCGGAAGTTCTGCAATCAACAACGCCTGTTCTAGTCGATTACTGGGCGGAATGGTGCGGCCCTTGCAAAATGATCGCGCCGATACTCGATGAGATCGCGAGTGAGTATGGTGAACGCCTTAAAGTCGCCAAGTTGAATATCGACGAGAATCAGCTGACACCACCGAAATACGGTATTCGTGGTATCCCGACCCTGATGCTGTTTAAAAACGGCAATATCGAGGCGACCAAAGTTGGGGCTTTATCAAAATCGCAATTAACCGCCTTTATTGACAGCCATATTTAA